A genomic region of Prionailurus bengalensis isolate Pbe53 chromosome D1, Fcat_Pben_1.1_paternal_pri, whole genome shotgun sequence contains the following coding sequences:
- the TAGLN gene encoding transgelin: MANKGPSYGMSREVQSKIEKKYDEELEERLVEWIVVQCGADVGRPDRGRLGFQVWLKNGVILSKLVNSLYPDGSKPVKVPENPPSMVFKQMEQVAQFLKAAEDYGVTKTDMFQTVDLFEGKDLAAVQRTLMALGSLAVTKNDGYYRGDPNWFMKKAQEHKREFTESQLQEGKHVIGLQMGSNRGASQAGMTGYGRPRQIIS; the protein is encoded by the exons ATGGCCAACAAGGGTCCTTCCTATGGCATGAGCCGCGAAGTGCAATCCAAAATCGAGAAGAAGTATGACGAGGAGCTGGAGGAGCGGCTGGTGGAGTGGATCGTCGTGCAGTGTGGCGCAGACGTGGGGCGCCCGGACCGTGGGCGCCTGGGCTTCCAGGTCTGGCTGAAGAACGGCGTG ATTCTGAGCAAGCTGGTGAACAGCCTGTATCCTGACGGCTCCAAGCCAGTGAAGGTGCCCGAGAACCCTCCCTCCATGGTCTTCAAGCAAATGGAGCAGGTGGCTCAGTTCCTGAAGGCGGCTGAGGACTATGGGGTCACCAAGACTGACATGTTTCAGACTGTTGACCTCTTCGAAG GCAAAGACCTGGCAGCGGTGCAGAGAACCCTGATGGCTCTGGGCAGCTTGGCAGTGACCAAGAACGACGGGTACTACCGTGGAGATCCCAACTGGTTTATGAA GAAAGCCCAGGAGCATAAGAGGGAGTTCACAGAGAGCCAACTGCAGGAGGGAAAACATGTCATTGGCCTACAGATGGGCAGCAACAGGGGGGCCTCCCAGGCCGGCATGACAGGCTACGGACGACCTCGGCAGATCATCAGTTAG